DNA from Clarias gariepinus isolate MV-2021 ecotype Netherlands chromosome 8, CGAR_prim_01v2, whole genome shotgun sequence:
ATTAAAATCAGAGAAACACTAAACTGTGCAGTGCTGCAGATTTCAAAGATGGGGTTTGACTCTTGTAACAATCAGCGAGGGCTTTTAGGGGcttcaaaaaaaaacagcacagttCTGTTCACAAGTCTTTCTCCTCGTAGTGGTAAATACATGCAGTTCCTTGTCTGTCCAGGTAGGGTCTACAGCCCACATTCACGATAGCATTGAAAAGCAGAGTTACAGCAGATTCACATTCTggttcacaaaaaaacaacatgataAGAACGTCACAGCAAGAGTTTTAGGAATACAGTAATAGTGAACAATTATATTTTCATCAAAGACAGAAACATTCATGAAAGTTCAAAATCAAGGTCATTGGTAACTAATGACTCAATGTCATTGGTGATGAAATCAAAGTATTTTCACACTATATCATCAGTGGATAAAGGTGTGAAAACAACTCTTTGGAAAGAACTCTTTGAGTTAACTAATCTGTTAGAACTGAGTCTCTAAATCACATTTTAAAGAATCCATGATTTGTAAGACTCCGTTGAACTGACTCACTGGAATCACCTATTTGAAACAAACCCTATCAAATCGACTGTCTTTGGAAGCCAATCTTTGGAATAAAAACAGGCACTTAATGATGTCATTTAACTAGGAAACAGGCAGGACGTTTACCTTGTGCAGTCTGTTCCGCTCCCAGTGTGGTCTGTACATTCCTACAGATGGTCCCCAAGCAAGTGTGGAACTGATCATCACAGTCAtgtttctctttttcacacGTATCATAGCAGCGGTCATGCTGATTACAGCATTCAGTCATAGATGGAATCATGATATCAAACTGAAGATGAGAgaaaagaggattttttttttaaataagtctaAAGACAGAGTACAGAGACATTTtctagaaataaatacagtttgaCAGTAAAATATGGAGTGTACTGTACGGGTAAAACATTCTGATATGCTCAAATGAACATGTTCTACCACCAGACTCATCATTTGAAATATTTCAGTCATAGTGTGACACATCATTCTGACCAAACTGTAGGGCAAAGtgtcagtgtttttaaaatcttatccaaacctACATAGAATCCAAACACTGGCGCGCTGCATCCGTCAGGCAGTGAGGGTTTGTAACGAGGTCTGGGATTGAGTTTGTGTACTGTAAAAGAGCAATGCAGACACAACACTATGTCAGTGTCACCATAGTGAGATAAAGAAACAACACCCAAATATCTGCCAATAGGATGATTTGCATTTACACCATTATCCAGAATGATA
Protein-coding regions in this window:
- the LOC128528841 gene encoding group XIIA secretory phospholipase A2-like, with product MKKLSVSALLLLAIFLPRAAAEEPEYKTSDWTKTLRNIKYGVQKLRTYYTSYKYSKYIKPALDLISASSGLCRYKCSDGVHKLNPRPRYKPSLPDGCSAPVFGFYFDIMIPSMTECCNQHDRCYDTCEKEKHDCDDQFHTCLGTICRNVQTTLGAEQTAQECESAVTLLFNAIVNVGCRPYLDRQGTACIYHYEEKDL